The sequence CGCGCCCGGCGCTTTCGCCCAGCTGGCCACGGCCTACGGAGCCAAGTATGCGATTTCCGAATCGGATCTCAAACGGGCCATGGGCCAGGTGTCCGTAAAAAGCCATGAAAACGGAGCGAGGAACCCCAAGGCCCATCTCCGGAAGAAAGTGACCATCGACCAGGTCATGGCCGCCCCCATTATCGCCCATCCCCTCGGGCTCTTCGACTGTTGCGGAGTGAGCGACGGCGCCGCGTGCGCCTTGGTGACCACTCCGGAAAAGGCTAGAGACATGGGCATCCAAAACCCGGTCACCGTAAAAGCGCTCGAGTTGGCCCTCAGCAATGGAGAGGAGATGGGGTACAACGATTGGGACGGCTCCTACTTCCCCACCACGGATCGCTGCAGCGGCAAGGCCTATGAAGAAGCGGGCATCCAACATCCGCGAGAAGAGATCAGTATGATGGAGCTCCATGACTGCTTCTCCATCACCGAACTGGTGACCTACGAGGATTTGCACATTTCCGAGCGGGGCCGCGGCTGGAGGGACGTCCTGGATGGATTCTACAACCGAGACGGCCGGATTCCCAGCCAAGTGGACGGAGGACTGAAATGCTTCGGACATCCCATAGGAGCCTCGGGGCTGCGCATGATCTATGAGATGTATTTGCAGTTATTGGGCCGGGCGGGTGACAGGCAGGTAGAGAATCCACGCTTTGGATTGACACACAATCTGGGCGGTTTTCCGTTCATGAGTGTCTGCAGTATCGCCGTCCTCGGCCTGCATGCATGATCATCCAGGGCTGTTCGACTTCGCGCGCCGGTGCGGTCTGGAGTTGAACTGAATCGATAAAAATCGACATTATCTAAAGTGTAATATATCCAAAATATAGAATAAGGTTTAAGAATTCGATCAGCCGAATACGATACGCACGACCGGCTTCCATCTCACAAGCGGGGGGGATAGTCCGCCGCCCGCCTTGGTTTGATCGACGTTGCCGGATCGGAGAAATAAGGGGGAAATGGATGGAGATTCTGAACCACACGGAAGAACACAGGATATTCAGGAGCACCTTTAGAAAATTCGTGGAGCGCGAAATCACTCCACACGCGGACGAGTGGGAAACGGCCGGCATCGTACCGAAGTCCGTCTGGAAATTGATGGGAGAGCAAGGTTTTCTGTGCATGGACATTCCGGAGGAGTATGGAGGCCTTGGGGCCGATTTCCTGTATTCCGTCATTGTCTGCGAAGAACTGGTCAAGACCAATTTTACCGGTCTCGCCGCCAACCTTCATTCCGATATCGTGGTGCCCTACATCAGCGCCTACGCCTCGGAAGAAGTAAAGCACAAGTACCTTCCTCTTTGTATTTCCGGCGATATGATCACTGCGGTAGCCATGACCGAGCCCAACACGGGCAGCGATCTGGCCGCCATACGCACAACGGCGGTGGAAGACGGGGATGATTTGATTATCAACGGTCAGAAGACCTTTATCAGCAATGGCATCAACTGTGACCTAGTCGTTCTGGCGGTCAAGGACCCCGCCGTTGAAACCCCTTATCAGGCCATCGATCTGGTGCTGGTCGAGGCGGGAACGCCCGGGTTTGAGAAAGGCAAGAAAATCGACAAGATCGGCTGGCGATCCCAGGACACGGCCGAGTTGTTTTTCACCGACTGCCGGATTCCCAAAGCCAACCGCCTGGGACGGAAGGGCGGCGGATTCACGATGCTCAT comes from Deltaproteobacteria bacterium and encodes:
- a CDS encoding acyl-CoA dehydrogenase family protein; this encodes MEILNHTEEHRIFRSTFRKFVEREITPHADEWETAGIVPKSVWKLMGEQGFLCMDIPEEYGGLGADFLYSVIVCEELVKTNFTGLAANLHSDIVVPYISAYASEEVKHKYLPLCISGDMITAVAMTEPNTGSDLAAIRTTAVEDGDDLIINGQKTFISNGINCDLVVLAVKDPAVETPYQAIDLVLVEAGTPGFEKGKKIDKIGWRSQDTAELFFTDCRIPKANRLGRKGGGFTMLMEKLQPERLICALMAVNAAESVLEMGMRYTKERTAFGKPISKFQNTQFKLVEMATETKLGRVFIDKLIADHMEGKSLIVEVSMAKYWTTEMAMRVADGCLQLFGGYGYCEEYPIARAWRDMRVMSIFAGTNEIMKGIAAKFMGL
- a CDS encoding acetyl-CoA acetyltransferase, whose protein sequence is MATGIRDKVAIIGMGCTRFGERWDVGGEELMVEAYTECIEDAGVDPGDIQAAWLATCIEEINIGKSALPMARALRLPYIPVTRVENYCASGTESFRGAVYAVASGAYDICLAMGVEKLKDTGYGGLPNPGSGFGSLSWLWWPNVTAPGAFAQLATAYGAKYAISESDLKRAMGQVSVKSHENGARNPKAHLRKKVTIDQVMAAPIIAHPLGLFDCCGVSDGAACALVTTPEKARDMGIQNPVTVKALELALSNGEEMGYNDWDGSYFPTTDRCSGKAYEEAGIQHPREEISMMELHDCFSITELVTYEDLHISERGRGWRDVLDGFYNRDGRIPSQVDGGLKCFGHPIGASGLRMIYEMYLQLLGRAGDRQVENPRFGLTHNLGGFPFMSVCSIAVLGLHA